From the genome of Thermogutta terrifontis, one region includes:
- a CDS encoding YceH family protein produces the protein MNEEHQGDAVHSQPEELSKRWRPLPAIERRVLGVLVEKAKTVPSSYPMTLNAIVTGCNQKSNRDPVMELTEEVVERALDNLRQMGAVGIVQGVGRVDKYRHYLYEWLGVNKEELAIIAELLLRGPQTEGELRAHASRMDPIPDLPTLRQHLDSLKEKGLIIDLTPPGRGHVVAHNLYPEPELARLKQRYSAVAVREPSVSASDAPESSATFSDVPGPVASSPEVEELRQELNELKQTVAGILQELATIKKELGLNGES, from the coding sequence ATGAACGAAGAACACCAAGGCGATGCGGTCCATTCACAACCGGAAGAGTTGTCCAAACGATGGCGTCCTTTGCCCGCCATCGAGCGGCGTGTCCTCGGCGTGCTCGTGGAAAAGGCCAAAACGGTCCCTTCCTCCTATCCCATGACGCTCAACGCCATCGTCACCGGTTGCAACCAGAAGAGCAACCGCGACCCCGTCATGGAACTTACGGAAGAGGTCGTGGAGCGGGCACTGGACAATCTCCGCCAAATGGGTGCGGTGGGAATTGTTCAGGGTGTGGGTCGGGTGGATAAATACCGCCACTATCTTTATGAGTGGCTGGGGGTCAACAAAGAAGAACTGGCGATCATCGCCGAACTGCTTCTTCGCGGTCCCCAGACCGAAGGCGAACTCCGCGCCCATGCCTCCCGCATGGACCCCATCCCTGATCTACCCACCCTCCGCCAGCATCTGGACTCGCTCAAGGAGAAGGGACTGATCATCGATCTGACGCCACCCGGGCGGGGACACGTTGTGGCCCACAATCTCTACCCCGAGCCGGAACTGGCACGACTCAAGCAGCGGTACTCGGCCGTGGCCGTTCGGGAGCCATCCGTTTCGGCCTCTGACGCCCCGGAGAGCTCGGCCACGTTCAGCGATGTTCCCGGCCCCGTCGCATCTTCTCCGGAAGTCGAAGAACTCCGTCAGGAACTCAACGAGTTGAAACAAACGGTGGCCGGTATCCTCCAGGAGCTGGCCACCATCAAAAAAGAACTGGGGCTGAACGGCGAATCCTGA
- the ruvC gene encoding crossover junction endodeoxyribonuclease RuvC: MKRFSSQSMTASESLGKQRILGVDPGLRVTGYGVIEITEGTPPTLCEAGVIRAPTHKDLPARVGAIFHGMREILESFHPAAVALEEVFSHYQRPRTAILMGHARGVICLAAEQAGVPVVAYAPTQVKRLLTGSGRASKAQIQRAIQRELALVEPPEPPDVADALALALCHAYLLRKRLFIAAQ, from the coding sequence ATGAAGCGATTTTCCTCGCAATCGATGACGGCTTCGGAGTCCTTGGGAAAACAGCGCATTCTGGGGGTCGACCCCGGATTGCGGGTCACCGGCTACGGTGTCATCGAGATTACAGAGGGAACGCCGCCGACGCTCTGCGAAGCGGGAGTCATTCGCGCTCCCACTCACAAAGACCTCCCTGCCCGGGTCGGCGCCATTTTTCACGGCATGCGGGAAATCCTGGAGAGCTTCCACCCTGCCGCGGTCGCTCTGGAAGAAGTCTTTTCTCATTACCAGCGACCAAGAACCGCTATCCTCATGGGTCATGCCCGAGGGGTGATCTGTCTGGCTGCAGAACAGGCGGGGGTTCCCGTGGTGGCCTACGCGCCCACGCAGGTCAAACGACTTCTGACGGGATCGGGGCGTGCGAGCAAGGCCCAGATCCAGCGGGCCATCCAGCGGGAACTGGCGCTGGTTGAGCCTCCTGAACCACCCGACGTGGCCGATGCCCTGGCTCTCGCCCTGTGCCACGCCTATCTTTTACGCAAGCGACTGTTTATCGCCGCCCAGTAA
- a CDS encoding ATP-dependent helicase, translated as MHDDLLARLTPAQREAVTHVEGPLLVLAGPGSGKTRVITYRIAYLLRLGIPDTSILGLTFTNKAAQEMQSRVQQLVPGARVWLGTFHRFAAQTLRKYANLVGLESHFTIYDKDDSLRALRSVIADARIDLGSYSPEAVAHAISGAKSALLTPQNYEPRDGSPLGELVARIYPLYQERLRRSNAVDFDDLLMYLALLLRQSPEIRHRLDATYRFVMVDEYQDTNLVQYAIARAISVEYPNLAVTGDPDQSIYGWRGANLNNILEFEKDFPNVRVVRLEQNYRSTKRILAVAAKLIAHNVRRKEKDLFTDNEEGRPVRLVTYADNQEEAEDIAEQIARAIQRGERRPRDFAIFYRMNALSRGFEIALRERGIPYQIVNGVEFFQRKEIKDVIAYLQLINNPRDDVAFLRVINTPPRSIGETSVRRLREFAAAHGLCLLEAARRADAIPEFSLRTMGAFRAFVNLYDRLVAAAQGSVEELLGLVLTETGYREYLERSQHMEDQERLANIEELLTVARQFDERSGEAASLESFLEETSLVSDTDALDESADRVTLMTLHASKGLEFPVVFLVACEQGILPHERSRNDMDELEEERRLMFVGITRAKQELQISMAEYRDFRGQRKLTIPSQFLMELPREHLEIITSSRVATRPASWVGTSPAPQSVFRGSTWEAPRRTSAMPPSPPRRAQGGALTPDDFVLNMSVVHPRYGVGRIVALSGSGDARKATVDFGGAIGKMKFILSQSPLRPK; from the coding sequence ATGCATGATGACTTACTGGCTCGTCTGACCCCGGCGCAACGGGAGGCGGTGACACACGTGGAGGGGCCCCTGCTTGTCCTGGCCGGCCCAGGAAGCGGCAAGACGCGGGTCATCACCTATCGGATTGCCTATCTTCTCCGGTTGGGCATCCCCGACACGAGCATTCTGGGGTTGACGTTCACCAACAAAGCGGCCCAGGAGATGCAAAGCCGCGTGCAGCAACTTGTGCCCGGGGCTCGGGTGTGGCTGGGAACTTTTCACCGATTCGCCGCCCAAACGTTGCGCAAGTATGCCAACCTTGTGGGACTGGAATCACACTTCACGATCTACGACAAGGACGACAGTCTGCGTGCCCTGCGTTCGGTGATTGCCGATGCCCGAATTGATCTGGGCTCCTACAGTCCCGAGGCGGTCGCCCATGCCATCAGCGGTGCCAAAAGCGCTCTGCTAACACCCCAGAATTACGAACCGCGGGATGGTTCGCCGCTGGGAGAGCTCGTCGCGCGGATTTACCCGCTTTATCAGGAACGGCTACGGCGGTCCAACGCGGTGGATTTTGATGATTTGCTGATGTACCTCGCCCTCCTCCTGCGGCAATCGCCGGAGATACGCCACCGCCTGGATGCAACCTATCGCTTCGTCATGGTCGACGAATACCAGGACACAAATCTTGTGCAGTACGCCATTGCCCGGGCGATCTCGGTGGAGTACCCCAACCTGGCCGTTACCGGGGATCCGGATCAATCGATTTATGGATGGCGGGGCGCGAATCTCAACAACATCCTCGAGTTTGAAAAGGATTTCCCCAACGTTCGTGTTGTGCGGCTGGAACAAAATTACCGCAGCACAAAACGGATTCTTGCGGTCGCGGCGAAACTGATCGCCCATAATGTGCGGCGAAAAGAAAAAGACCTCTTTACCGACAACGAAGAGGGACGCCCAGTCCGGCTGGTGACTTATGCGGACAATCAAGAGGAAGCGGAAGATATTGCTGAGCAGATTGCCCGGGCGATTCAACGTGGCGAGCGGCGTCCCCGTGATTTCGCGATTTTCTACCGGATGAACGCCCTGTCTCGCGGTTTTGAAATCGCACTCCGGGAACGCGGTATTCCTTACCAGATTGTTAACGGTGTCGAGTTTTTCCAGCGCAAGGAAATAAAAGACGTTATCGCTTACCTGCAACTGATCAACAATCCGCGGGACGATGTGGCGTTTCTGCGGGTGATCAACACCCCGCCCCGATCCATCGGTGAAACGAGTGTGCGGCGCCTGCGGGAGTTTGCCGCTGCGCACGGGCTTTGTCTGCTGGAGGCCGCCCGCCGTGCCGACGCCATCCCGGAATTCAGCCTCCGTACCATGGGGGCATTCCGGGCATTCGTCAATCTTTACGACCGGCTTGTGGCCGCCGCCCAGGGGTCCGTGGAGGAATTGCTGGGGCTGGTGCTCACCGAAACCGGCTATCGCGAGTACCTGGAAAGATCCCAGCACATGGAAGATCAGGAGCGGTTGGCGAATATCGAGGAACTTCTCACCGTGGCCCGCCAGTTCGACGAGCGCTCCGGAGAAGCTGCCAGTCTGGAATCGTTCCTCGAAGAGACCTCGCTGGTCAGCGACACCGACGCACTCGACGAGAGTGCCGACCGGGTGACGCTCATGACGCTCCACGCATCCAAGGGCCTGGAGTTTCCCGTGGTGTTTCTGGTGGCGTGCGAACAGGGCATCCTTCCCCACGAACGCAGCCGCAACGACATGGATGAACTGGAAGAAGAACGCCGGCTCATGTTTGTCGGCATCACCCGGGCTAAGCAGGAATTGCAGATCAGCATGGCCGAGTACCGGGACTTTCGGGGCCAGCGCAAGCTGACCATCCCCAGCCAGTTTTTGATGGAATTGCCTCGCGAACATCTGGAAATTATCACGTCTTCCAGGGTGGCGACCCGGCCCGCATCGTGGGTGGGTACCAGTCCGGCTCCGCAATCCGTTTTCCGCGGCTCGACCTGGGAGGCTCCGCGCCGCACCAGTGCTATGCCGCCATCCCCACCGCGGCGTGCTCAAGGTGGCGCGCTGACTCCCGACGATTTCGTGCTCAATATGTCGGTCGTGCATCCTCGGTACGGCGTGGGCCGGATTGTGGCCCTCAGCGGTTCGGGCGACGCCCGCAAGGCCACCGTGGATTTCGGCGGTGCTATCGGCAAAATGAAATTCATCCTCTCTCAAAGTCCGCTGCGTCCGAAGTAA
- the serC gene encoding 3-phosphoserine/phosphohydroxythreonine transaminase: MVKRVYNFSPGPAMLPLPALEEAQRDLLALPGLGMSILEISHRSPTFNAIIEAAEANLRQLLKIPDDYAVLFMQGGARLQFGMIPMNFLRKTGRPASYIVTGSWSKLAASEAQTQGQVHIAWDGKATNYDRVPTNEQLNIDPNSVYVYICSNETIAGVQFPTEPETGGLPLVCDASSELLSRPVDLPRYGILYACAQKNLGPAGVTVVIIRKDFLDMCPDDLPSMLNYKRFAEEKSLLNTPPVFAVYMVKLVTDWLIREFGNLEKVKQFNEEKAQLIYDVIDRCQGFYTVHAAPGSRSAMNIAFRLPNGDLEKEFLKQAESRGLCNLQGHRSVGGCRASIYNAMPREGVVALRDFMLEFYEANRNKVG, from the coding sequence ATGGTGAAGCGTGTTTACAATTTTTCGCCCGGTCCCGCCATGTTACCTCTTCCCGCTCTGGAGGAGGCGCAGCGTGATTTGCTGGCCCTGCCGGGATTGGGCATGTCGATCCTGGAGATCAGTCACCGTTCGCCAACGTTCAATGCCATTATCGAGGCCGCCGAGGCCAACCTCCGTCAGTTGCTGAAGATTCCGGACGATTACGCCGTGCTCTTCATGCAGGGTGGTGCACGGCTGCAATTCGGCATGATCCCGATGAATTTTTTGCGGAAGACCGGGCGGCCGGCATCCTACATCGTCACCGGTTCCTGGAGTAAGCTCGCTGCCAGCGAAGCCCAGACGCAGGGGCAGGTTCACATCGCGTGGGATGGCAAAGCGACCAACTATGATCGAGTTCCCACCAACGAGCAATTGAACATCGATCCTAATTCTGTGTACGTGTATATTTGTTCCAATGAGACGATTGCCGGGGTGCAATTCCCGACCGAGCCGGAAACCGGCGGACTGCCGCTCGTCTGCGATGCCTCTTCGGAGTTGCTTTCCCGGCCGGTGGACCTCCCCCGGTACGGCATCCTCTACGCCTGCGCCCAGAAGAATCTTGGCCCGGCGGGCGTGACGGTGGTCATCATCCGGAAAGACTTCCTCGATATGTGCCCGGATGATTTGCCCTCGATGCTCAATTACAAGCGTTTTGCGGAGGAGAAGTCGCTGTTGAATACGCCGCCGGTCTTTGCCGTCTATATGGTGAAGCTTGTGACGGACTGGCTCATCCGGGAGTTTGGCAACCTGGAAAAGGTGAAGCAGTTCAACGAAGAGAAGGCCCAGCTCATTTACGACGTTATCGATCGCTGCCAGGGTTTCTACACCGTTCACGCCGCGCCGGGAAGCCGCTCCGCGATGAACATCGCTTTTCGACTGCCAAATGGCGATCTGGAGAAGGAATTCCTCAAACAGGCGGAGAGCCGTGGCCTGTGCAACCTCCAGGGGCATCGCTCGGTTGGTGGGTGCCGCGCATCGATCTACAACGCCATGCCACGGGAAGGCGTCGTGGCCCTGCGGGATTTCATGCTCGAATTCTACGAGGCCAATCGCAACAAGGTCGGATGA
- a CDS encoding ABC transporter permease: MALSGFKMLRDLLLPTQALVRLELRTLFRSWLVRLWLAAAIVLSFLTVLTGWSFLTQPVMLASLVFPFLVFPWFVVVIILGTSAVSSGQLEAAADGILSRPITRLEYLGAAWLARAIAVLLVFVVAVIPAALITGLADRPVKPDPVTTYGAIVGLGIVALVLLGVLSLGFLMGVLLRNAWVALLVVLFVWYPINAVLTTFRLAEFSPISLNQALPTVFRKSWRATTSSDQVNPLDVAILQQQADEFLRVFSGQPQRRERRPDFFQHDLEYKDIRPGRVALSYTLPVVLFFGLSYLCFWYRDL, from the coding sequence ATGGCTTTAAGCGGTTTCAAGATGCTCCGCGACCTGCTGCTCCCCACCCAGGCACTAGTCAGACTTGAGCTCCGGACACTCTTTCGGAGCTGGCTGGTGCGACTGTGGCTGGCAGCAGCGATCGTGCTCAGCTTTTTGACTGTGCTGACGGGTTGGTCGTTTCTGACTCAGCCGGTGATGCTGGCCTCGCTGGTTTTTCCCTTCCTCGTTTTCCCCTGGTTTGTGGTGGTCATCATTCTGGGCACCAGTGCGGTCAGTTCAGGACAGTTGGAAGCGGCTGCCGACGGCATCTTGAGTCGCCCGATCACACGGCTGGAATATCTCGGGGCGGCGTGGCTGGCACGAGCGATTGCGGTGCTCCTCGTGTTTGTCGTGGCGGTGATCCCCGCGGCATTGATCACAGGTTTGGCTGATCGGCCGGTGAAGCCTGACCCCGTCACGACCTACGGGGCGATTGTCGGGCTGGGAATTGTGGCGCTGGTGCTGCTGGGCGTTTTGAGCCTGGGCTTTTTGATGGGCGTGCTCCTTCGGAACGCCTGGGTGGCCCTTCTGGTGGTCCTTTTTGTGTGGTATCCGATCAACGCGGTACTGACAACGTTTCGACTGGCGGAGTTTTCTCCCATCAGCCTCAACCAGGCACTGCCCACCGTGTTCAGAAAGAGCTGGCGCGCCACCACCTCTTCCGATCAGGTGAATCCGCTGGATGTGGCCATCCTCCAACAGCAGGCGGACGAATTTCTGCGTGTCTTTTCCGGGCAACCGCAACGAAGGGAACGCCGTCCCGACTTTTTCCAGCATGACCTGGAATACAAGGACATCCGACCGGGGCGGGTAGCCCTCAGCTACACCCTGCCGGTGGTGCTGTTTTTTGGACTGTCCTACCTGTGCTTCTGGTACCGGGATTTGTGA
- a CDS encoding DUF1800 family protein — protein sequence MIAQPEGFHRGALDRELAGRLLRRAVGSLVIEEREALVGLDVPQALARLVGGMQAGPRWQEIQDLEGLSAERGQLAGYRTWQLGRLVESPQPFREMLTLFWLDLFAVSALRVEPLRLYHDFRSGLRERAFEPLEKVFTFALTHPALLLNLRAPSNYRSQPQEQIGRFLVQYVVGDDPREKAALVADIARAYTGMFVSSGRLRVLDYEHDPRPKTVGEQTGDLRAEDVARALARDRETAENVVRRLFGWFVTTEVAIPQQLLLAAEEVVLGGRPVSELLTLLLGWEECLKDQRYRRVKSPLEVYLAVARPFGYRATIRAAETLAELGWDVVHPPTLAGWPRGQAWLTGSQVARHVALVRALLSGGENWGATAQMSEVLSRPDWSSRLVETLLSGEPPAEVRADWQKLVQEAHDETAKKEALAFLATLPEFQLS from the coding sequence ATGATCGCGCAGCCCGAGGGCTTCCATCGTGGGGCGCTGGACCGAGAGTTGGCCGGTCGATTACTCCGCCGGGCTGTTGGTTCCCTCGTCATCGAGGAGCGCGAGGCCCTGGTGGGTCTGGATGTACCGCAGGCTTTGGCGCGGCTTGTTGGTGGCATGCAAGCAGGTCCGCGCTGGCAAGAGATTCAAGATTTGGAGGGGCTAAGCGCCGAGCGCGGCCAGTTGGCAGGGTACCGCACCTGGCAACTTGGTCGATTAGTGGAATCGCCCCAGCCATTTCGCGAAATGCTGACTCTCTTCTGGCTGGACCTGTTTGCCGTGTCAGCCCTGCGTGTGGAGCCGCTCCGCTTGTACCACGATTTTCGTAGTGGATTGCGGGAAAGGGCGTTTGAGCCGCTGGAGAAAGTATTCACCTTCGCCTTGACGCATCCGGCGCTTTTGCTCAATCTGCGCGCTCCCTCAAACTATCGATCCCAGCCCCAGGAGCAAATCGGCCGGTTCCTTGTGCAGTATGTCGTCGGCGACGACCCCCGTGAAAAAGCAGCCCTGGTGGCGGATATTGCCCGGGCGTACACAGGGATGTTTGTTTCCTCCGGCCGATTGCGGGTGTTGGACTACGAACACGATCCGCGGCCGAAAACAGTCGGCGAGCAGACGGGGGATCTGCGGGCGGAGGATGTGGCCAGGGCCCTGGCGCGGGATCGGGAAACCGCTGAAAACGTGGTGCGAAGATTGTTCGGATGGTTCGTGACCACAGAGGTTGCCATTCCCCAGCAATTGCTGCTCGCCGCAGAGGAGGTGGTGCTCGGTGGGCGGCCGGTCTCGGAGTTATTGACGCTTCTTCTGGGATGGGAGGAGTGTCTGAAAGATCAGCGTTATCGCCGGGTGAAATCACCCCTCGAGGTGTACCTTGCCGTGGCACGCCCCTTTGGATATCGGGCAACCATCCGTGCGGCGGAAACGCTGGCTGAATTGGGTTGGGATGTCGTCCATCCACCCACGCTGGCCGGTTGGCCTCGCGGACAGGCCTGGCTGACGGGTTCTCAGGTTGCCCGGCATGTGGCTCTCGTCCGGGCGCTTCTGTCTGGTGGGGAAAATTGGGGGGCCACGGCCCAGATGTCGGAAGTCCTCTCGCGGCCGGACTGGTCGTCCAGGCTGGTGGAAACACTCCTAAGCGGCGAGCCTCCCGCTGAGGTCCGCGCGGATTGGCAGAAACTTGTCCAGGAGGCCCATGACGAGACCGCGAAAAAGGAGGCGCTGGCCTTTCTGGCAACTTTGCCCGAGTTCCAACTCTCCTGA
- a CDS encoding ABC transporter ATP-binding protein, with protein sequence MKRPHGEATGVADETWAIETEHLTKVYGGEVIAVNDLSFRVPKGVIFGFLGPNGAGKTTTLQLLLGLQRPTAGRAWIFGHVCGPQSVTVRRLVGYLPTNPRFPGHLKPFEYLDLVGQLYRIPADVRRPRIASLLRAVGLLGVADQRIATLSTGETTRLGIAASLVGDPLLLLWDEPTAGLDPAARRFALDLIRELGRERTILVATHILADIDQVCTHVGVMHEGRMIFCGPIAEMKRRLRGDSFFLDLEGTEDNLRRLAGMLAQLPVVSAEWLDPRRVRISVNGEVSRAEALAEVLRRVDQAGVVLHGVQTGLGATEDAYLQLLQEDELHGFKRFQDAPRPAAPHPGTSQT encoded by the coding sequence ATGAAACGGCCCCATGGCGAGGCAACCGGTGTGGCGGACGAGACCTGGGCAATCGAAACCGAACATCTGACGAAGGTTTACGGCGGTGAAGTGATCGCCGTCAACGATCTGAGTTTTCGCGTCCCCAAGGGGGTTATTTTCGGCTTCCTGGGACCGAACGGGGCCGGAAAAACGACCACCCTGCAGCTGCTTTTGGGGCTTCAGCGTCCCACGGCAGGGCGGGCATGGATTTTCGGCCATGTGTGTGGGCCGCAGTCCGTGACGGTCCGGCGGTTGGTCGGCTATCTGCCCACCAACCCGCGATTCCCTGGACATCTGAAACCTTTTGAATACCTCGACCTGGTCGGACAGTTGTATCGCATTCCGGCGGACGTGCGGCGACCACGGATCGCGTCCTTGCTGCGGGCGGTAGGGCTGCTGGGTGTGGCCGACCAGCGAATCGCGACCCTTTCCACCGGCGAGACGACGCGTCTGGGAATTGCCGCGTCCCTCGTGGGGGATCCGCTCTTACTTTTGTGGGACGAGCCCACGGCAGGACTCGATCCGGCCGCCCGGCGCTTCGCCCTCGATCTGATTCGCGAGCTTGGGCGAGAAAGAACGATTCTTGTGGCGACGCACATTCTGGCGGATATCGACCAGGTATGCACACACGTGGGGGTCATGCACGAAGGCAGAATGATTTTCTGCGGTCCGATCGCGGAGATGAAGCGGCGGCTGCGGGGAGATAGCTTCTTTCTGGACCTGGAGGGCACGGAAGACAACCTGCGACGACTGGCGGGGATGCTGGCTCAGCTTCCCGTGGTTTCCGCGGAGTGGCTGGATCCGCGGCGGGTACGGATTTCTGTCAACGGCGAAGTCAGCCGGGCCGAGGCACTCGCCGAGGTGCTCCGAAGAGTGGATCAGGCGGGCGTGGTGTTGCATGGTGTGCAAACGGGCTTGGGGGCCACCGAAGACGCCTATTTGCAGCTTCTCCAAGAGGATGAACTCCATGGCTTTAAGCGGTTTCAAGATGCTCCGCGACCTGCTGCTCCCCACCCAGGCACTAGTCAGACTTGA
- a CDS encoding DUF1501 domain-containing protein, which translates to MWTRRDFLKVSGAAVAVGATAPIPAVLAHTGTQLSRAKDETILVAVQMAGGNDGLNTVVPYEDDHYHRQRPTLALREAEVIKLQDAVGFHPALRPWMELWEGGHLAVVQGVGYPNPSGAHERSMEIWQTARPEDPLGETGWLGRLLDHWFEESLPDHAQGATTRGVFTGRIPVPTTMLGHHRPAVRCQKPEELFAFPAGRDALQNLREGLARASSRLTTSASLLDRVAAAREQAARDLGRLEAVLSSVRHEDFPDTYFGQQLACVTALIRADLGIRIFCVDLGGTEPGSFDTHALQAANHGALLGELASGLAAFGRALQRDRLLERVVVYTYSEFGRTIRENGRKGTDHGSAAPVFVMGGAIHGGLIGKHPPLDQVENGGVKHQVDFRSLYATFLNRWLGVPSQPILGSQFSEVPLFT; encoded by the coding sequence ATGTGGACGCGGCGTGATTTCCTCAAAGTTTCCGGAGCGGCGGTAGCAGTCGGTGCCACCGCACCGATTCCCGCGGTCCTGGCCCACACGGGCACGCAATTGTCACGGGCAAAGGACGAGACCATTCTCGTAGCCGTTCAGATGGCGGGCGGAAATGACGGGCTCAATACAGTCGTTCCCTATGAGGATGACCACTATCATCGGCAGCGCCCCACCCTGGCACTTCGAGAGGCTGAGGTGATCAAACTCCAGGACGCGGTGGGCTTTCATCCGGCACTGCGTCCCTGGATGGAGTTGTGGGAAGGAGGACACCTCGCCGTCGTCCAGGGAGTGGGGTACCCCAATCCGTCCGGAGCACACGAACGCTCGATGGAAATCTGGCAGACGGCTCGGCCCGAGGACCCACTCGGCGAAACAGGTTGGCTGGGCCGACTGCTCGATCACTGGTTTGAGGAATCGCTTCCGGATCACGCGCAGGGCGCGACCACGCGGGGAGTGTTCACCGGCCGAATTCCGGTGCCGACGACCATGCTCGGCCATCATCGGCCTGCGGTGCGGTGCCAGAAGCCGGAAGAACTCTTTGCTTTTCCTGCCGGGCGAGACGCGCTGCAGAATCTGCGTGAAGGATTAGCCCGGGCAAGTTCCCGGCTGACGACCAGTGCATCCCTCCTGGATCGGGTGGCAGCGGCGCGGGAACAGGCTGCTCGGGATCTGGGACGATTGGAGGCCGTTCTTTCCTCGGTTCGCCATGAGGATTTTCCTGATACGTATTTCGGCCAGCAACTGGCATGCGTGACGGCCCTGATTCGCGCGGACCTGGGCATCCGCATCTTCTGCGTGGACCTGGGCGGAACCGAGCCGGGCAGCTTCGACACCCATGCCCTTCAGGCCGCCAATCATGGTGCCCTGCTTGGTGAGCTCGCCAGTGGCCTGGCCGCTTTTGGACGAGCCCTCCAGCGCGATCGGCTCCTGGAACGGGTGGTTGTTTATACGTATTCGGAGTTTGGGCGGACAATTCGTGAAAACGGACGGAAAGGGACTGATCACGGCTCGGCGGCCCCGGTCTTTGTCATGGGGGGAGCCATCCACGGTGGTTTGATCGGCAAGCATCCCCCGCTCGACCAGGTCGAGAATGGAGGCGTCAAACACCAGGTGGATTTTCGCTCCCTCTATGCCACGTTTTTGAATCGCTGGTTGGGTGTGCCAAGCCAACCGATTCTGGGCTCACAGTTTTCCGAAGTCCCCCTTTTCACCTGA
- a CDS encoding ThuA domain-containing protein, protein MSRLNRRRFIFHSAHTTVGLSATLASLRAGEVLAEFLEVETPPRKSAPPLRLCLISGSEEYRSDDSLNWLADYLELNYGVKSHKVFAKGLTELPGLEALDSSDCMVLFTRRLEITGEPLERIKRYIESGHPIVGIRTASHAFQNWLELDKLVFGGDYQNHYGKDLHPYIEVAETGKNHPIVQGFEPYTSSGSLYRNPNLAPDTTVFLKGTIPGHVEPVAWVRLYKGARVFYTSLGHPDDFRQKSFVRMLVRAIFWVCRREPPD, encoded by the coding sequence ATGTCTCGTTTGAACCGCCGCCGGTTCATTTTCCATTCTGCCCATACCACCGTGGGTCTGTCAGCGACGTTAGCATCGCTTCGAGCGGGAGAAGTTCTCGCGGAGTTCCTGGAAGTCGAGACGCCGCCCCGCAAGAGTGCGCCACCCCTGCGGCTGTGTCTCATCTCGGGAAGCGAAGAGTACCGCTCCGATGACAGTCTGAACTGGCTGGCGGACTATCTGGAGCTGAATTACGGGGTCAAGTCCCATAAGGTCTTCGCCAAAGGACTGACCGAATTGCCGGGGCTTGAGGCCCTGGACAGCAGCGATTGCATGGTCCTCTTCACCCGGCGGCTGGAAATCACCGGCGAACCGTTGGAACGGATCAAACGCTACATCGAATCAGGCCATCCCATTGTGGGAATCCGCACCGCCAGTCACGCCTTCCAGAATTGGCTGGAACTCGACAAGCTCGTGTTCGGAGGCGATTACCAGAACCATTACGGTAAGGACCTTCACCCTTACATCGAGGTTGCCGAGACGGGAAAAAATCACCCCATCGTGCAGGGCTTTGAGCCTTACACATCATCGGGTAGCCTGTATCGCAATCCCAATCTCGCACCGGATACGACGGTTTTTCTCAAGGGAACCATACCCGGGCACGTTGAACCCGTCGCCTGGGTCCGCCTATATAAGGGGGCCCGCGTGTTTTACACCTCGCTGGGCCATCCGGACGACTTTCGGCAAAAATCGTTTGTGCGGATGCTCGTGCGGGCGATCTTTTGGGTGTGTCGCCGCGAGCCCCCGGATTGA